One genomic segment of Micromonospora sp. WMMC415 includes these proteins:
- a CDS encoding SgcJ/EcaC family oxidoreductase codes for MPDDRTAVTSVIGALVDAWNRQDAEAYGRLFTEDATYVTWVGTHYRGRRDIVASHRALFTRFVKGTKLADEILDLRFFGPDTAVVTGRGEIYKGDRPGKLTKVQTYVLVRTADGGWRIAAFQNTKRKPLMEAVSFRFAPDLIPAGR; via the coding sequence ATGCCTGACGACCGTACCGCCGTCACCTCCGTCATCGGCGCGCTGGTGGACGCGTGGAACCGGCAGGACGCCGAGGCGTACGGGCGGCTCTTCACCGAGGACGCCACGTACGTCACCTGGGTCGGCACGCACTACCGGGGGCGGCGTGACATCGTGGCGAGCCACCGGGCGCTGTTCACCAGGTTCGTCAAGGGAACGAAGCTCGCCGACGAGATCCTCGACCTCCGGTTCTTCGGGCCGGACACCGCCGTGGTCACCGGTCGCGGCGAGATCTACAAGGGCGACCGCCCGGGCAAACTGACCAAGGTGCAGACCTACGTGCTCGTCCGCACCGCCGACGGCGGCTGGCGGATCGCCGCCTTCCAGAACACCAAGCGGAAGCCGCTGATGGAGGCCGTCTCGTTCCGGTTCGCGCCGGACCTCATTCCCGCCGGTCGGTAG
- a CDS encoding MarR family winged helix-turn-helix transcriptional regulator, whose amino-acid sequence MARQSWDERHAIFRRYLDAVGLHGMAGAEAAGLHPSEWHALSVITLEGPLTSGDLSTRIGLTTGATTRLIDRLERAGYARRTADPTDRRKVVVAPVPEALGRIDEVVSPARERIAEVLTAYTPEQLDVLFDYFERAAPAFRAATRQIRTRPRR is encoded by the coding sequence ATGGCAAGGCAGTCCTGGGACGAGCGGCACGCCATCTTCCGGCGGTACCTCGACGCGGTCGGCCTGCACGGGATGGCCGGGGCCGAAGCGGCCGGGCTGCACCCGTCGGAGTGGCACGCGCTCAGCGTCATCACGTTGGAGGGACCGCTCACGTCCGGCGACCTGTCCACCCGGATCGGGCTGACCACCGGCGCCACCACCCGCCTCATCGACCGGCTGGAACGCGCCGGCTACGCCCGCCGCACGGCGGACCCCACCGACCGCCGAAAGGTGGTCGTGGCGCCCGTCCCCGAAGCCCTCGGGCGCATCGACGAGGTCGTGAGCCCGGCGCGCGAACGGATCGCCGAGGTGCTCACCGCGTACACGCCGGAGCAGCTCGACGTCCTGTTCGACTACTTCGAGCGGGCCGCACCCGCGTTCCGCGCCGCCACCCGGCAGATCCGTACCCGGCCCCGCCGCTGA
- a CDS encoding metallophosphoesterase: MRITRTIVAAVVVLTAGGLAGVANAVESPPSTLPTGTLRAAADTRFGFAVVPDTQEEVLRADDPRFRQRSDWLVANRSALDLRFVTHIGDVVNFDTPDHVQYTRARDALRPLERARLPYSLAVGNHDGQVYGPDGKRRSPAGPLLRDTTVFNRYFTADRFGAVRGQFEAGKVDNAYATYEAGGVRWLVLTLEPWPRRAAVAWARNVVAANPRHNVVVVTHHYLEADGTIGRSPAHGSTSPQYLFDNLISRYPNVRLVFSGHTGSAAYRVDTGVHGNRIHSFLQAFHSRRTNPVRLVEVDTAADSLRTWIYAPRTAEAFPAHDRTLTGLRLIR, from the coding sequence ATGCGGATAACGCGGACCATCGTGGCGGCCGTCGTGGTGCTGACGGCGGGCGGCCTCGCGGGCGTCGCCAACGCGGTCGAGTCGCCACCGTCCACGCTGCCGACCGGCACCCTCCGGGCCGCCGCCGACACCCGGTTCGGGTTCGCGGTCGTGCCGGACACCCAGGAGGAGGTGCTGAGAGCGGACGACCCCCGGTTCCGGCAACGCTCCGACTGGCTGGTCGCCAACCGCTCCGCGTTGGACCTGCGGTTCGTCACCCACATCGGCGACGTGGTCAACTTCGACACCCCCGACCACGTGCAGTACACCCGCGCCCGGGACGCGCTGCGACCGCTGGAGAGGGCCCGGCTGCCGTACTCCCTCGCGGTCGGCAACCACGACGGCCAGGTCTACGGCCCGGACGGCAAGCGGCGCAGCCCCGCCGGGCCGTTGCTGCGCGACACCACGGTGTTCAACCGGTACTTCACCGCGGACCGCTTCGGCGCCGTCCGGGGCCAGTTCGAGGCCGGCAAGGTCGACAACGCGTACGCGACCTACGAGGCCGGCGGCGTGCGGTGGCTGGTGCTGACCCTGGAGCCGTGGCCGCGCCGGGCGGCGGTCGCCTGGGCCCGGAACGTCGTCGCCGCCAACCCGAGGCACAACGTCGTCGTCGTCACGCACCACTACCTGGAGGCCGACGGCACGATCGGGCGCAGCCCGGCCCACGGGTCCACCAGCCCGCAGTACCTGTTCGACAACCTGATCTCGCGCTACCCGAACGTCCGCCTCGTCTTCTCCGGTCACACCGGCAGCGCCGCGTACCGGGTCGACACCGGCGTGCACGGCAACCGGATCCACTCGTTCCTCCAGGCGTTCCACTCCCGACGGACCAACCCGGTCCGGCTGGTGGAGGTGGACACCGCCGCCGACTCGCTGCGCACGTGGATCTACGCACCGCGCACGGCGGAGGCGTTCCCGGCACACGACCGGACGCTCACCGGCCTCCGCCTGATCCGCTGA